The Mycolicibacterium flavescens genomic interval GGGTTGAGTTGGCGGATTATCGCCACCACGCGTTCGCGGTTCGTCAGCAGCGACACGAACACGTACACGAACAGGATCAGGGCGGTGACGGCGCCGAACAGGCCGCCGGCGGCGCCCTGCAGCAGGCCGAGCAACCACTGGCCGGCCTCCTGGGCGACCCGAGCCATCGAACTCTGCAACGACTCCGGGGTGACCGTGGTGTCGATGTAGGGCACGCGGCGCAACAGGTCGTTGACGAACTGCAGCGCCCGATCGCCGAGCGCGGACAGGTCGGTGCGGCCGACCCACTCGGCCACCCGCTCCACCATGGTGGAGATCTGCACGACCGCGAGCGTGACGAAAAGGCTCAGCGGCACGATCACCGCGGCGAACGCGGCGAGCAAGGTCAGCGTCGCCGACAGCCCGCGGCCCATCTTCTTGTTGAGCCAGGTGTACAGCGGTGAGAACAGGTAGGCGCCCACCGCTGCCACCACGATGAGGATGAAGAAGCCGCGCAGGAAGTACGCGCCGAAGGCGACCGCGATGACCGTCGCGACGGCCAGCGCACGGCGTTGCGGCAGCGAGAACTCGGTACTCATTGCCGCTATGTCTACAACGTGTCGGACCTGGCTTGCGCTTGTTTGGCGCGTTGATCGGCGATGAACCGCATCGACACCCGGTTCATCAGGGTCGGCGCGAGGCGCGCAAAGATCCACTGGGCATGCGCGACGCGAGGTTTGACCAGGATCGGCTTGTTCTTCTCGACCGCGCGCAGCACGTCGCGGGCCAACCGATCCGCGTCATAGGGCTTGCCGCCCTGGGCCTGCAGGAAGTAATCGCGGCCAACGAAGCCGCCGATGGACCCCTTGTCGAGGATCGGCGTCTCGACCGCGGCCGGGCACACCGCGAGCACCCCGACACCGCGCGCGGCGGCCTCCGAGCGCAGCGCGAGGCTGAGCCCCACGACTGCGTGCTTGGTCATCACGTAGCTGGTGACCTGCCCGGCCGCGGTCAGCCCCGCCATCGACGCGGTGTTGACGATGTGGCCGTGGCCCTGGCGCACCATCAACGGATAGGCCGCCGCCACCCCGTGCACCACGCCGCGGATGTTGACGTCGATGATCGCGTTCCACTGGTCCAGCGTCAGCAGTTCGGTGTCGCCGCCCCAGACGATTCCGGCGTTGTTGAACATCAGGTCAAGACGTCCGGCCCGGTTCACCACCTCGTCGACGGCGGCCTGTACCGTCGCGGAATCGGTCACGTCGAGGCGGGCGGCGCGGGCCCTACCGCCGAGACCGGCCGCCGTGCGTTCGGCCGCGTCGCCGTCGACGTCGGTGCACACCACCTCGGCTCCCGCGTCGACCAGTGCTCGGCACAGTGCGGCGCCGATACCGGAACCGCCTCCGGTGACGAGGGCCTGCTTTCCGCTGAACGTCATCACTGGTTGTCTGTTCTTCGCGCGAGCGCTCATCACTGGTTGTCTGTTCTTCGCGCGAGCGCTCATCACTGCCCCGCGAGCCTCATGACGTGCCCCATCACATCGGGGTAGCGCTTCATGTGCGCACCGCCGTTGAGGTCGAGCACCTCGCCGGTCAGCCACGACGCCTTCGGCGAGCACAGATACAGCACCGCTTCGGCGATGTCCTCGGGCGTGCCCGCGCGGCCCAGCGCGGTGTTCTCCACGTACTCCTCCACGACGCCGGGGACGGCCGCCGCCGGCGCGGTCAACGGCGTGTGCACGAAGCCCGGAGCCACGGCGTTGACGCGGATGCCGCGCGGCCCCCACTCGAGTGCTGCGACCTGGGTGAGCATCGACAGGCCCGCCTTGGCGGCGCAGTAGGCGCTCATCCCGGCGGCCGGCTGACGCGCGTTGAGCGAGCTGATCGACACCAGTGCACCGCCCTCGCGCAGCACCCGGCCCGCGTGCTTGGCGACGATGAACGCCCCGTTGAGGCATACGTCGACGACGGCACGGAAGTCCTCCACGGCGAGGTCGATGATCATGCCGACGTTGCTGAACCCCGCGCAGTTGACGACGACGTCGAGCGGGCCGGTCTGATCGAACAGCGCCTGCACCGAGGCCTCGTCGGTGACCTCGACGTGCACGGCGGTGTGTGGATCGCCGAGTTCGGCGGCGTGTTGACGGGCGTCGTCGACGTCGCGGTCGGCGAGCGTGACGCGGTCGCCTTCCGCGGCCAGCGCGCGGGCCGTCGCCAAGCCGATACCCGACGCCGCGCCGATCACCACAGCCGCCCTGGCCGACCGCCCGTTGCTCATACAGTTGCCCTTTCGACGCAGTAGAATGCGTTTCAACTTAGCGCTTTGACAGACTCGACCGGTGAGCGATCTGAAGATGAGCGAGTCGATTCACGTGGCCGCGGACCCGCACCGGTTGTACGAAATCGTGTCGGACGTGACGCGGATGGGCGAGTGGAGTCCGATCTGCCGCGCCTGCTGGTGGGACGACGGGGACGGTCCGCGGGTCGGAGCGTGGTTCACCGGCCGCAACGAGACACCCGAACGCACCTGGGAGACCCGCTCGCAGGTAGTCGCGGCCGAACCCGGGCGCGAGTTCGCGTGGGAGGTCAACGACGGCTGGGTGTACTGGGGCTACAGCTTCGAGCCGGCGGACGGCGGAACACGACTCACCGAATCCTGGGAGCTTCTTCCCAAGGGGGTGGCCGGATTTCGTGAGCGCTTCGGCGAGACGGCCGACGCGGAGATCGACAAGCGCCGCGAAGCCGCCCGCACCGGGATCCCGGCGACGCTGGCGGCGATCAAGGCCGCAGCCGAAACCGCGTGAGGGTCGCGACGCCGATCCTCCTACCGTTTGACGCAGCGAAACCCGATGTGGCTCATCCCCGTGTCGACGGGCTGAGGCCGGCGCGCCGCAGGGCGGTAGCGGCGGCAGTAGGAGTCGGCGCATAGGAAGGAACCGCCCTTCACCACTCGGCGCGGCACACGGAACTGCGGCTGCTGCGGGTCGTAACTGTCCTCTGCGCAACAAGCCGATGGTGACGGGTCCTCGGCATACCAGTCGGTCGTCCATTCCCAGACATTGCCCGCCATGTCGAACAGACCGTAGCCGTTGGGCGGGAACGTACCCACGGATGTCGTTCGGCCATAGCCTTTTTCCGGCCGCCACGGAAAGTCGCCGTGCCAGTAGTTGGCCAGCGGTCGTTCGGGTTGTTCGGGCTCGTCACCCCAGGTGAACTCCGCGCCGTGCAGTCCGCCCCGTGCTGCCGTCTCCCATTCGGTCTCGGTCGGCAGCGCCATTCCCGCCCACTCCGCGTACGCCTCGGCGTCCTCGTAGGCCACATGTGCGACGGGGTGGTCGGAGCGTCTACCGATGGACGACAGCGGTCCGACAGGATGACGCCACGAGGCGCCCGGTGTCCACGTCCACCACTGACCGAGGTGACGTAGGTCGACCGGACCCGGTGTACGGGTGAAGACCATTGATCCCGGCTCGAGATTCTCCCGCGGGGCGCCCGGATAATCGGCGGGGTTCAACGGACGTTCCGCAACCGTGAGATACCCGGTGGCGGAGACGAACTCGGTGAACTGGTCGTTGGTGACCTGATGCGCCATCATCCAGAACCCCTCGACATCGACCTGACGTACCGGTGCCTCCTCCGGGTAATGGCGGTCGGAGCCGAGCACGGCGGTCTGCGCCGGGATCCATACGAGGTCGGTCATCACCCCTCCGACTTCTGTTGTGCAACCAGATCGCGAACTAGCGGCTGGACAGCGGTTGGGGCGATCTGGACGCACACTAGGCGAAGACCCTGGTCCAGTCGTTGCGCATACTGACGACGATCCAGCCGTCGCTGTCGGCCCGCGCGAGGGCCTTCTCAGCACCGGCGGTGTAGGCGAACTCGCGATGGGGGTCGTCGTGCAGGACGAGCAATCGAAGCCCGCGGGCGAACTCGAGCATCTCGATGTCGCCGTTGGAGTTCCCGGCGGCAAGAATCGGTCGGCGGCCCGTACGCCCCCAGATTCGTACCGGTTTCACCGGGCCGTCGTCCAAAAATTCCGGCCGACTCGTGGTGCGCAGATCGCCGTCTGAGAAGTCGAGGCCCACCGAGCTGCCGATGACCCGCTCCGGTGGTATGCCGTAGAGCGCTTCGGTCACCGGCCGCATGAAGTCGCGACCTCCGCCCGACGCGATATAGGTGGTGAATCCGTTGTCCTCCAAATACCGCAACAGCTCAATCATCGGGGGGTACCCGCATGCCGTGTACGGCCGGCGCAGCGTCGGGTGTTCGACGGTGGCGAAGAACGCCTTCACCCGATCGGCGTGCTCTTCGACCGTCAACCCGGCGAAGGCCGAGAGTATGCCCCCGGCAAGGTACTTCAGCTCTGAGTCGTCGCCGTTGTAGTGCCTGGTGACCGCGTCGCCGAACCATCCGAGGTCTCCGGCCGCGGCGGCACGGTACGGCTGCCGGTCGGCGAGTTCCGGGTCGGCGCGGGCTTGTTCGGCCAGGCGACGCACGAGGAAGTCGAGTTGGATGTATGCCGGTTTCTCACACCACAGCGTTCCGTCGTTGTCGAAGACCGCTACGCGTTCCACGGCGGGAACGTCGTCGACTGCGCGCGAAATGAAGTCGACGATCGCCGACTTGGCCGGCCCGTCGTTCCACGACTCGAGCATCGAGTCAGCGGCCTAATGACTCGAGGAAATCGTTGAGCTTCTCCACCGCGTCGCCGATAGTGAACGACGCGGGTTCGCGCCGCGGCGGGAACTCCTTGAACGTCTCCAGGAATTGGGTGACCACCGCATTGGCCATGAACGCGATGTAGTCGTGGTCGAAGAACCAGTCCCAGTAGGTATTGGACGTGACGTCGGCGTGTTCGAACGGATCGGTGCGCAGGTTGAAGATCTTCGGCGCGCGCAGCGGAGTGAAAGGTTCGAACCAGATCTGTAGCGTGCCTTGGCAACGCTGCTCCATGAAGACGATCTTCCAGTTTTCGATCCGGACGCCCAGGACATCGCAATCGTCGGAGAAGTAGACCAATCCACGCCGCGGGCTCTTGTCCACCTCGCCGGTCAGGTAGGGCAGCAGGTTGAAGCCGTCGATGTGCACCCGATAGGTCTGGTCGCCAATTGCGTTGCCCTGCTTGAGCTTTTCGACGATGTCCGGCTGACCGGCGGCGGCCAGGAAAGTCGGTAGCCAGTCGTGGTGCTGGATGATCTCGTTGGACACCGCCCCTGCTGGAATCCTGCCCGGCCAGCGGATCATCTCCGGCACGCGGAAGGCGCCCTCCCAATTCGTGTTCTTCTCGCTGCGGAACGGTGTGGTGGCGCCATCGGGCCAGGTGTTGGCGTGCGGGCCGTTGTCGGTCGAATAGATGACGATGGTGTCGTCGGTGATGCCCAGTTCGTCGACGGCATCGAGCAGCTGCCCCACATGGCGGTCATGGTCGATCATCGTGTCGTGGTAGCCCGATTGCCAACGCCCGGCCTGCCCGAGGCTTTCCGGCTTCGTATGTGTGCGGAAATGCATATGGGTGGTGTTCATCCACGCGAAAAACGGCTTGCCCGCCTCGTGCTGGCGCTTGATGAAATCGATGCATGCCCCGACGGTCTCGTCGTCGACGGTCTCCATCCGTTTCTTGGTCAGCGGCCCGGTGTCCTCGATGCGCTGCTTACCCACTGGGCCGAACCGCTCGTCGACTTCGTCGGAGGCCTCGTCGGTGGCCCACGACTTGATCACCCCGCGCGGCAGGAAAGCCTTGCGTAGCAGCGGCGCCTCCTCGACGGTCGGGTAGTCGGGGTGCTCGGGTTCCTCCTCGGCGTTGAGGTGGTACAGGTTGCCGAAGAACTCGTCGAACCCGTGCGCAGTCGGGAGGTACTTGTTCAGGTCGCCGAGGTGGTTCTTGCCGAACTGGCCGGTGGCGTAACCCAGTGGTTTCAACAACGTGGCGATCGTCGGATCATCCGGTGACATCCCGACGTCCACCCCAGGCATACCGACTTTGCTCAACCCGGTCCGGTAAACGCTCTGTCCCGTAATGAAAGACGAGCGGCCCGCGGTGCAGCTTTGCTCGCCATACGAGTCGGTGAACCGCATACCCTCGTTCGCGATGCGGTCGATGTTGGGGGTGCGGTAGCCCATGAGACCGTCGCTGTAGCAACTGAGGTTCGTGATCCCGATGTCGTCACCCCAGATGACCAGAATGTTCGGCTTCCCGTTCGGCATGGCGACTCCTTCAGCGCTGGCCCTAGTCGCACGATAGGACGGTGGTATCCGAGTCGTGGCCGTTCGGTCAACGTGACGGCAATATCTGCCAGGCGACGCTTGGTCAGCTCCCATCGACGGTGTCGATGTGGGCGCGCACCAGCGCCGGATAACGGTCGCGGTCGGGACGGAAGATGTCGTGCGGCGAGTCGGCGAACACGTGTAGCGACGCCTTGGGGAACACCTCCCGATAGCGGTCCCAGGCGGCGTCGGAAATCAGCGGGCTGTTCGCGCTACGCACCACCAACAGCGGCGGCTGCCACTGCGCCAACGACTCCCAGAACGACTGCTTGCGGGCGGCGCGGAAGATCGCCTCCCCGGCGGCCCGGTTCAGCCGTTCGTGCACCGGAGTGCCACGCCACCGCCCGTCCAGCAGGAAGGTGGAGACCTCTTCGGGAAGCGTGATCTCCTCGGGCACGTAGTCGCCGATCGAGATCGAGCGGACCCGCCCGCGATGCGCGAGCGCCCAGGTCAGCGCGTAGGGGGTGCCCCGGGAGAACGTCATCAGGTGGACGGGACCGTGGGTGACCGCGTCGATCACCGCGCCGACGTCAGCGCCGAGAACCGTTGAGTCGTAACCACTTTCGGGTGCATTGCTGCGTCCGTGTCCGCGTACGTCGACGACCACCGTCCGTCGGCCGAACAGTGACAGCACCTCGACGTAGTCGTCGGCGACGTCGGTGAAGCCGGGTACGAAGACGACAGGCGCTCCGCGGTCGGGCCCTCCGGAGTCGAGGTAGTGCAGACGAGCGCCCGCATTGGTTGTGAACCGTGATTCGACCATCACCACCACCATGCCCGGTCGTCGCTCCCGGCGCGGGCCAAACGCCTGCGAAGCGTCGGCGAGAGGAGCACGCTGGTAGCTGGAAGGTGATCTGTATGTACGACAAAGTTCAAGACAACGCCTGGCGCATCGACATCGAGTTCAACGAGGACGAGACGCACACTCACGCGACGGTGTGCGCCACACGCGACGACGGCGAGACGGTGACCGCCCAGGGCGATGCCTACCGCAACCCGAAGGATTCGGTGCAGCCGCTGGTCGGGGAGGAGATCGCCGCGGCCAGAGGGTTGATTGCGCTGGGTGCCGAACTGCTGCAGCGCGCGTCGTCGCGGATCGAGCAGACCACGCATCAGCCGGTCCACCTCGTTCACTGACCTACCGGGCGGCGGTCAGCCCTCCGGCGGGGCGGACGCCGCGACACTGACCGTCGGATCCTTGGACGCGTTCTTCATCTGGTAGAAGAGGTCGACGTAATACGGCAGGCACTCGGCCATCGCCTGGTCGGTGGTGAACAGCGGCCGGTATCCCAGGTCTCGTTCGGCCTTGGCGATCGAAAAGTAGTTGTCGAGGTAAAGGCGTTCCACCCCAAGGGGTTCGATCATCGGTTTGGGTATTCCGAACCGGAAGTGCAACCACTGCCATGCGGTCATGGCGAACCACACCAACCGGCCCGGCACGCGGATCTTCGGGTAGCGCTCGCCGCACGCCTCGACGACGGGCCTCGAGAACTCGAACATGTTGATCGGGTCGCCGTCGTTGATGAAGTACGCCTGCCCGGGAGCGGTGCCGCCCGGGACGAGGTGCTGAGCGGCGAGGATGAAACCGTGAATCAGGTTGTGCACGTAGGAATTGTCGAGCTTGACGTTCTTGCCGCCGACGAGAACCTTGACGTGCCCGGCCAGCACGCTCTCGAACACCTTGCGGAACATGGTCTGATCTCCGCGACCCCAGATACCGCTGGGGCGGATCGAGCAGGTGAGCAGGCCGTCGACTCCGTTGGCGGCCAGCACGAACTTCTCCGCGGCGACCTTGGTCTCGGTGTAAAGGTCGTTGAATCGCTCTGTGTAGGGCAGGGTCTCGTCGCCGCCGGAGATGCGTTTGCCACCCATCACGACGCTGTTCGACGCGGTGTAGACGAAGCGCTTGGCGCCGGCGGAGCGGGCGGCGCGCACGAGGGTTTCGGTGCCGGTGACGTTGATCGCGAAGCTGCGCTTGCGGTACTCGTCGGTGACCGACGCGCCGCCCATCAGATCGATGATCGCCGCGGTGTGGAACACGGTGTCGATGCCGGCGACCGCGGCCGCGACCTGGTCGGGGTCGCAGATGTCGCCTTCGACGGCCTCGAGGCCCGGTTGCGCAGGAAGCGGCGACGGGGCCCGGTCGAAGGAGCGGACCTCGTGTCCGCGCTTGAGCAGTTCGGTCACCAGGTTGGCGCCGACGAATCCCGAGCCTCCCGTGACGAGGACCCGGCCCAGTTCGGTGGTCAGCGTTGAGTCACCCATGGCGAGCAGACTAACTGAAACGTGTTACAGTTTCGACCCCTCAGAGAAGAAAACGTTGCGCTGTCAACTTTCGTCGCCGTCTTTGGCGGCCAGCGCCTCCTCGATGCGCTTGCGGGCGCCAGCTAAGTGCTCTTCACAGCGTTTAGCCAGCTCCTCACCGCGTTCCCACAGTTTTAGCGACGTATCCAGATCGAGGCCGCCCTGCTCGAGTTGCTGGACGACCGCGACGAGTTCTTCGCGTGCTTCCTCGTATCCCAATTCACTAATGGGCTTCATCTTCTGCCCCTTCCGGCCCCTCGCTGATCGCGGTGATCGCCCCGTCTGCCACCCTGACCCGCAACCGCACACCGCTGGCGGCGTCCACGGCGGTGCGCAGCACCTGGGCGTCCGGCATCGTCTGCACCACCGCGTAGCCGCGCGCCAGGGTCGCCGCAGGGCCCAGTGTGCTCAGCCGGGCCGACAGATGTCCGATGCGATCGGTCTCGGTGGCCACCATCCGGGTGACGTCGCGGCGTGCGGTCGTGCGCACACGGTCGACCTCGTCGGCGCGCGCGGTGATCGCCGCCAGCGGCTGCGCCAGCACCGGCCTGCTGCGCAACTGATCAAGGGCGTGCTGCTCGCGGTGCACCCAGTTGCGCAGCGCGCGGCCACCTCGACGGCACAGATCGGTGATGTAGGCCTGTTCGGCGGCGGCGTCGGGAACGATGCGCTTGGCGGCGTCGGTCGGTGTCGCGGCGCGCAGATCGGCGACCAGGTCGCAGAGCGGGTTGTCGGGTTCGTGTCCGATCGCGCTGACCACCGGTGTGGTGCACTTGGCGATCTCGCGGCACAGCGTCTCGTCGTAGAAGGGCAGCAGGTCTTCGACGCTGCCACCGCCGCGGGCGATGACGATCACGTCGACGTCGGGGTCGGCGTCGAGCCCCCGCAGCGCCTGGACCACCTGCGGGACCGTGTTGGGGCCCTGCACGGCGGTGTTGCGGACCGCGAACCGCACGGCGGGCCAGCGGCCGGTGGCCACCGAGATCACGTCGTGTTCGGCATGGCTGCCGCGGCTGGTGATCAGCCCGATCGTGTTCGGCAGGAACGGAATCGGCCGCTTGAGCCGCGGGTCGAAGAGTCCCTCGGCGTGCAACAGCTGGCGCAGGCGTTCGATACGCGCCAACAGCTCGCCCACGCCCACCGCGCGAATCTGGTTGACCCGCAATGAGAACGAGCCCCGACCGACGAAGAAGTTCGGCCGTCCCAGCATGACGACCCGGGTGCCCTCGGTGAGTTTGACCGGCGCGTTGAGCACCAGCTCGCGTGGGCAGGTGATCGACAACGACATGTCGACCGACGGGTCGCGCAGCGTGATGTAGGCGGTGCTGGAGTTCGGCCGCGTCGAGAGCTGGGCGACCTGCCCCTCGACCCAGACCGTGCCCAGCCGTTCGATCCAGTCCTTGATCTTCATCGACACGGAGCGGACCGGAAACGGGTTCTC includes:
- the xseA gene encoding exodeoxyribonuclease VII large subunit, which gives rise to MTDAEQGQSPENPFPVRSVSMKIKDWIERLGTVWVEGQVAQLSTRPNSSTAYITLRDPSVDMSLSITCPRELVLNAPVKLTEGTRVVMLGRPNFFVGRGSFSLRVNQIRAVGVGELLARIERLRQLLHAEGLFDPRLKRPIPFLPNTIGLITSRGSHAEHDVISVATGRWPAVRFAVRNTAVQGPNTVPQVVQALRGLDADPDVDVIVIARGGGSVEDLLPFYDETLCREIAKCTTPVVSAIGHEPDNPLCDLVADLRAATPTDAAKRIVPDAAAEQAYITDLCRRGGRALRNWVHREQHALDQLRSRPVLAQPLAAITARADEVDRVRTTARRDVTRMVATETDRIGHLSARLSTLGPAATLARGYAVVQTMPDAQVLRTAVDAASGVRLRVRVADGAITAISEGPEGAEDEAH
- a CDS encoding protein of uncharacterised function (DUF1876), producing MYDKVQDNAWRIDIEFNEDETHTHATVCATRDDGETVTAQGDAYRNPKDSVQPLVGEEIAAARGLIALGAELLQRASSRIEQTTHQPVHLVH
- the pkn1_1 gene encoding Formylglycine-generating sulfatase enzyme, producing the protein MTDLVWIPAQTAVLGSDRHYPEEAPVRQVDVEGFWMMAHQVTNDQFTEFVSATGYLTVAERPLNPADYPGAPRENLEPGSMVFTRTPGPVDLRHLGQWWTWTPGASWRHPVGPLSSIGRRSDHPVAHVAYEDAEAYAEWAGMALPTETEWETAARGGLHGAEFTWGDEPEQPERPLANYWHGDFPWRPEKGYGRTTSVGTFPPNGYGLFDMAGNVWEWTTDWYAEDPSPSACCAEDSYDPQQPQFRVPRRVVKGGSFLCADSYCRRYRPAARRPQPVDTGMSHIGFRCVKR
- a CDS encoding putative nonspecific acid phosphatase, encoding MLESWNDGPAKSAIVDFISRAVDDVPAVERVAVFDNDGTLWCEKPAYIQLDFLVRRLAEQARADPELADRQPYRAAAAGDLGWFGDAVTRHYNGDDSELKYLAGGILSAFAGLTVEEHADRVKAFFATVEHPTLRRPYTACGYPPMIELLRYLEDNGFTTYIASGGGRDFMRPVTEALYGIPPERVIGSSVGLDFSDGDLRTTSRPEFLDDGPVKPVRIWGRTGRRPILAAGNSNGDIEMLEFARGLRLLVLHDDPHREFAYTAGAEKALARADSDGWIVVSMRNDWTRVFA
- the fabG_7 gene encoding dehydrogenase of uncharacterised specificity, short-chain alcohol dehydrogenase like protein codes for the protein MSNGRSARAAVVIGAASGIGLATARALAAEGDRVTLADRDVDDARQHAAELGDPHTAVHVEVTDEASVQALFDQTGPLDVVVNCAGFSNVGMIIDLAVEDFRAVVDVCLNGAFIVAKHAGRVLREGGALVSISSLNARQPAAGMSAYCAAKAGLSMLTQVAALEWGPRGIRVNAVAPGFVHTPLTAPAAAVPGVVEEYVENTALGRAGTPEDIAEAVLYLCSPKASWLTGEVLDLNGGAHMKRYPDVMGHVMRLAGQ
- the cpo_1 gene encoding putative hydrolase or acyltransferase of alpha/beta superfamily, whose product is MVVVMVESRFTTNAGARLHYLDSGGPDRGAPVVFVPGFTDVADDYVEVLSLFGRRTVVVDVRGHGRSNAPESGYDSTVLGADVGAVIDAVTHGPVHLMTFSRGTPYALTWALAHRGRVRSISIGDYVPEEITLPEEVSTFLLDGRWRGTPVHERLNRAAGEAIFRAARKQSFWESLAQWQPPLLVVRSANSPLISDAAWDRYREVFPKASLHVFADSPHDIFRPDRDRYPALVRAHIDTVDGS
- a CDS encoding sulfatase, with protein sequence MPNGKPNILVIWGDDIGITNLSCYSDGLMGYRTPNIDRIANEGMRFTDSYGEQSCTAGRSSFITGQSVYRTGLSKVGMPGVDVGMSPDDPTIATLLKPLGYATGQFGKNHLGDLNKYLPTAHGFDEFFGNLYHLNAEEEPEHPDYPTVEEAPLLRKAFLPRGVIKSWATDEASDEVDERFGPVGKQRIEDTGPLTKKRMETVDDETVGACIDFIKRQHEAGKPFFAWMNTTHMHFRTHTKPESLGQAGRWQSGYHDTMIDHDRHVGQLLDAVDELGITDDTIVIYSTDNGPHANTWPDGATTPFRSEKNTNWEGAFRVPEMIRWPGRIPAGAVSNEIIQHHDWLPTFLAAAGQPDIVEKLKQGNAIGDQTYRVHIDGFNLLPYLTGEVDKSPRRGLVYFSDDCDVLGVRIENWKIVFMEQRCQGTLQIWFEPFTPLRAPKIFNLRTDPFEHADVTSNTYWDWFFDHDYIAFMANAVVTQFLETFKEFPPRREPASFTIGDAVEKLNDFLESLGR
- a CDS encoding Polyketide cyclase / dehydrase and lipid transport, with protein sequence MSESIHVAADPHRLYEIVSDVTRMGEWSPICRACWWDDGDGPRVGAWFTGRNETPERTWETRSQVVAAEPGREFAWEVNDGWVYWGYSFEPADGGTRLTESWELLPKGVAGFRERFGETADAEIDKRREAARTGIPATLAAIKAAAETA
- the lvr_4 gene encoding short-chain alcohol dehydrogenase, encoding MSARAKNRQPVMSARAKNRQPVMTFSGKQALVTGGGSGIGAALCRALVDAGAEVVCTDVDGDAAERTAAGLGGRARAARLDVTDSATVQAAVDEVVNRAGRLDLMFNNAGIVWGGDTELLTLDQWNAIIDVNIRGVVHGVAAAYPLMVRQGHGHIVNTASMAGLTAAGQVTSYVMTKHAVVGLSLALRSEAAARGVGVLAVCPAAVETPILDKGSIGGFVGRDYFLQAQGGKPYDADRLARDVLRAVEKNKPILVKPRVAHAQWIFARLAPTLMNRVSMRFIADQRAKQAQARSDTL
- a CDS encoding exodeoxyribonuclease VII small subunit, producing the protein MKPISELGYEEAREELVAVVQQLEQGGLDLDTSLKLWERGEELAKRCEEHLAGARKRIEEALAAKDGDES
- a CDS encoding nucleoside-diphosphate-sugar epimerase encodes the protein MGDSTLTTELGRVLVTGGSGFVGANLVTELLKRGHEVRSFDRAPSPLPAQPGLEAVEGDICDPDQVAAAVAGIDTVFHTAAIIDLMGGASVTDEYRKRSFAINVTGTETLVRAARSAGAKRFVYTASNSVVMGGKRISGGDETLPYTERFNDLYTETKVAAEKFVLAANGVDGLLTCSIRPSGIWGRGDQTMFRKVFESVLAGHVKVLVGGKNVKLDNSYVHNLIHGFILAAQHLVPGGTAPGQAYFINDGDPINMFEFSRPVVEACGERYPKIRVPGRLVWFAMTAWQWLHFRFGIPKPMIEPLGVERLYLDNYFSIAKAERDLGYRPLFTTDQAMAECLPYYVDLFYQMKNASKDPTVSVAASAPPEG